The proteins below come from a single Pirellulales bacterium genomic window:
- a CDS encoding AI-2E family transporter gives MGSIAPDDYRGEFTSGGPPSAQRYSQLPKVVLWIALLGLVWRLRYLLLLIFAGVLFGLFLQSISAWVSTRMKVRRSWSLTITVISLTLITAGSMMMFGTHFAQQLSQLIDTMPRSLNTLREQIQHTPLGKLLLDDVPSADEMLGSDRLWAQVGNLATTTVDFMIGSMVIAFIGLYGAVGAAKYYHGVLLLVPRNRRVAAGQILDTLIHNLRWWIIGQLISMSMIGVLAGLGLWLIGLPQAFALGLLAGFFELIPYFGPILSSIPAILIALSQSTTLAIWVGALYLGIHIAEGYVILPLVQRRAASLPPVLTIVAVSLFGSLGGVLGVLVATPLMLTIYLLVQATLVDREREPS, from the coding sequence ATGGGATCGATCGCTCCAGATGATTATCGCGGCGAATTCACCAGCGGAGGCCCTCCGAGTGCGCAGCGGTATTCGCAACTGCCGAAGGTTGTCCTTTGGATCGCACTCTTGGGACTCGTTTGGCGACTTCGATACTTGCTGCTGCTCATTTTTGCCGGCGTACTGTTTGGACTGTTTTTGCAAAGCATCAGCGCGTGGGTCAGTACGCGAATGAAAGTAAGGCGCAGTTGGTCGCTGACCATCACCGTAATCAGTCTGACGCTGATCACTGCTGGATCGATGATGATGTTCGGCACCCATTTTGCGCAGCAACTGTCACAACTGATCGACACTATGCCTCGCTCGCTCAATACACTGCGCGAACAGATTCAACATACGCCATTGGGTAAGTTGCTACTCGACGATGTGCCTTCAGCCGACGAGATGCTTGGCAGCGACCGCCTCTGGGCGCAAGTAGGCAACCTTGCAACTACGACCGTTGACTTCATGATCGGTTCGATGGTGATTGCCTTCATTGGACTCTACGGGGCGGTCGGCGCGGCGAAGTATTACCACGGCGTTTTACTGCTTGTACCTCGCAACCGGCGGGTTGCCGCAGGCCAGATACTCGACACCCTAATCCACAACCTCCGCTGGTGGATCATCGGCCAGTTGATTTCGATGTCGATGATCGGAGTGCTCGCGGGCTTGGGGCTGTGGCTGATCGGGCTTCCCCAGGCGTTCGCGTTGGGATTACTAGCCGGATTTTTCGAGCTGATTCCCTACTTTGGTCCAATTTTGTCATCGATTCCGGCGATTCTGATCGCGCTATCGCAAAGCACGACGCTTGCAATTTGGGTCGGCGCACTCTATTTAGGGATCCATATTGCCGAAGGCTATGTCATTTTGCCATTGGTGCAGCGACGTGCAGCTTCACTTCCTCCAGTGCTGACGATTGTTGCGGTCTCGCTGTTCGGCTCGCTGGGCGGAGTT